The following are encoded in a window of Pedobacter cryoconitis genomic DNA:
- the rplI gene encoding 50S ribosomal protein L9, giving the protein MEIILKQDIKSLGEKDDIVNVKPGYGRNYLIPQGFGALATPSAKKVLAENLKQAAFKQDKIKKDAEGIATRLADVKLSIGAKAGETGKIFGAVNTIMIADALKQQGFDVDRRRITFETEPKFVGEYIANLNLHKEVKVKVPFAVVAE; this is encoded by the coding sequence ATGGAAATTATATTAAAACAGGACATCAAATCTCTTGGAGAGAAAGATGATATTGTAAACGTAAAGCCAGGTTACGGACGTAACTACCTTATCCCACAAGGATTCGGTGCTTTAGCTACTCCATCTGCTAAAAAAGTATTAGCAGAGAACTTAAAACAAGCAGCGTTTAAACAAGATAAAATTAAGAAAGATGCTGAAGGTATCGCAACTCGTTTAGCTGATGTTAAATTGAGTATCGGTGCTAAAGCTGGTGAAACTGGTAAAATCTTTGGTGCAGTAAACACTATTATGATTGCTGATGCATTAAAACAACAAGGTTTTGATGTTGACCGTCGCCGTATCACTTTCGAAACTGAACCTAAATTTGTTGGTGAATATATCGCTAACTTAAACTTACACAAAGAAGTAAAAGTTAAAGTTCCTTTCGCAGTTGTAGCTGAGTAA
- the rpsR gene encoding 30S ribosomal protein S18 codes for MAKDQIQYVTAPKVDDNRKKYCRFKKNGIKYIDYKDANFLLKFINDQGKILPRRLTGTSLKFQRKVAQAVKRSRHIGLLPFVADQLK; via the coding sequence ATGGCTAAAGATCAGATACAATATGTTACCGCTCCAAAAGTGGACGATAACAGAAAAAAATATTGCCGTTTCAAAAAGAATGGTATTAAATATATTGATTATAAAGACGCAAACTTTTTGTTAAAATTCATCAATGATCAAGGTAAAATTTTACCTCGCCGCTTAACCGGTACTTCATTGAAATTTCAACGTAAAGTGGCTCAAGCGGTTAAACGTTCTCGCCACATTGGTTTGTTACCTTTCGTTGCTGACCAATTAAAATAA
- the rpsF gene encoding 30S ribosomal protein S6 — MNQYETVIVLTPLLSEEVAKEALAKFSKIITDSGAEIVQEDNWGLRKLAYPIEKKASGFFHLTEYKSSGELINKLELELKRDERVLRFLTIRLDRHAVAYNEKKRSGAFNKKPKKEEAAA; from the coding sequence ATGAATCAGTACGAAACTGTTATCGTTCTAACCCCGTTGTTGTCAGAAGAAGTTGCGAAAGAAGCATTAGCGAAATTCAGCAAAATCATCACTGACAGCGGTGCCGAAATTGTTCAAGAGGACAATTGGGGTTTGAGAAAATTAGCGTATCCGATTGAAAAAAAAGCAAGCGGATTTTTCCACCTTACAGAATACAAATCTTCAGGTGAATTAATTAACAAATTGGAATTAGAACTAAAACGCGATGAGCGTGTTCTTCGTTTCCTTACCATTAGATTAGACCGTCACGCGGTTGCTTATAATGAGAAGAAACGCAGTGGTGCTTTTAACAAAAAACCTAAGAAAGAGGAGGCTGCAGCATAA
- a CDS encoding outer membrane beta-barrel protein produces MKRFLLGLLLGTSAICSAQSNFQKGYVVNNLKDTLKGYVDYKEWRKNPSSVTFKASLDTDAQIFTVNNAAAWAVEGFEAYRKFEVDISMSKTSIDQLSVGIDNSKIRSAVFLQILQSGKNVTLYSYTDGIKQRLYIQGNDDPVPYELSYQQYMKSGEESILIKGTGYIRQLSLIMNKLNAGTADERRRLASLPYRESDIMRVVALINEQQLVKSKGFGVRFFAGSGLNIIKAKYKGDIAFAQRGAVIKTSYSPLLTFGIDMLANPAIGKLIYRVETSLLMSKNEAFINTYRYAGSNSKHTFDQVTIALSPQVIYNIYNASNLKLFAGGGIGINVSSYTNNRTSEYNSLTNITTTTDNALEMEKLNFSLPFTAGVVFNKRIELSAGYAFSSPVTNYSNFSINMQRYRIGVNYLFGKL; encoded by the coding sequence ATGAAGCGCTTTCTATTAGGTCTTTTATTAGGCACATCTGCTATATGCTCTGCTCAATCTAATTTTCAAAAAGGATATGTTGTTAACAATTTAAAGGACACCCTAAAAGGGTATGTTGATTATAAAGAATGGAGAAAAAATCCTTCTTCAGTTACTTTTAAAGCCAGTCTGGATACAGATGCTCAAATTTTTACTGTTAATAATGCTGCCGCGTGGGCTGTTGAAGGTTTTGAGGCTTACAGGAAGTTTGAGGTCGATATAAGTATGAGTAAGACCAGTATTGATCAGTTATCTGTCGGTATTGATAACTCAAAAATAAGGAGTGCCGTGTTTTTACAAATTTTGCAAAGCGGTAAAAATGTAACGCTGTATTCTTATACTGATGGAATTAAACAAAGGCTTTATATACAGGGTAATGATGATCCGGTACCCTACGAACTGAGTTATCAGCAATACATGAAATCGGGTGAGGAAAGTATTCTGATCAAAGGAACGGGATATATCAGACAGTTATCGTTGATTATGAATAAATTAAATGCCGGTACAGCTGATGAGCGCAGACGTCTTGCATCTTTACCTTACAGGGAATCAGATATAATGAGGGTTGTTGCGCTTATTAATGAACAGCAATTGGTTAAATCTAAAGGATTTGGAGTAAGGTTTTTTGCCGGGTCGGGTTTAAACATAATTAAAGCAAAATATAAAGGTGATATCGCTTTTGCCCAGCGGGGTGCTGTAATTAAAACTTCCTATAGTCCTTTATTGACATTTGGAATTGATATGTTAGCTAATCCGGCTATTGGCAAATTGATTTACAGAGTGGAGACGTCTTTGCTGATGAGTAAAAATGAAGCTTTTATAAATACCTATCGATATGCCGGATCAAATTCAAAACATACTTTTGATCAGGTAACTATTGCTTTGAGTCCACAGGTTATATACAATATATATAATGCCAGTAATTTGAAACTATTTGCAGGCGGAGGGATAGGAATTAACGTTTCCAGTTATACCAATAACAGAACAAGCGAGTATAATTCTTTAACAAACATAACTACAACAACAGATAACGCGCTGGAGATGGAAAAACTTAATTTTTCATTGCCTTTCACAGCAGGTGTAGTTTTTAATAAGCGAATAGAATTGTCTGCGGGTTATGCTTTTTCTTCTCCGGTTACGAATTACAGTAATTTCAGTATTAATATGCAACGCTACCGGATTGGTGTTAATTACCTGTTTGGCAAGCTTTAA
- a CDS encoding TonB-dependent receptor: protein MLKLIFKRLMLILFLLFSVRGMAQDIEISGVIKDVNSNEAIGGSTIKLKNSKRSAIADQQGKFKLAVPQQMNSGKLLISYLGYRPDSISIDTSKKYYEILLDTKSDALNEVVVTGVSRATLTKENPVPIVSVSKKKIEQSSESNIIDVLVRNVPGLNAVKTGPNISKPFIRGLGYNRVLTLYDGIRQEGQQWGDEHGIEVDAYNIERSEVIKGPASLMYGSDALAGVVSLMSSMPGIDDGLLHGKVLSEYQSNNGLIGNGIGLFYSKNHWSFALRGSYRIAKNYSNAIDGRVYNTGFRETNASGTVRYQTSKGNSTLNLTLYDNIQGIPDGSRDSLTRKFTHQIYEGELDDIKNRPIVSDALLNSYELSPLHQHIQHYRIYNNNHYKVGEGDVDVMLAFQQNVRREYNHPTMPDQAGMFVRLNTLNYGVKYNAPKILNTEFTFGINGMYQNNLNKNATDFPIPDYSLFDAGAYLFAKWKYEKWTIGGGIRSDLRYLKANDFYTSTNAQTGFGQHVSPAEDPKANLQFPSFNKSFGGISLSLGTTYQLNDQVSLKANIARGYRAPSITEFASNGLDPGAHIIYLGNRDFKPEFSLQEDIGADITLKDLSMSFSVFNNNIQNYIYLSQLLDAGGNPIISAQGDKTYQYQQSSAQLYGFETTFNLHPEAWKGFSFDNSFSMIYGFNRKAIFKDKKTGGEYLPLIPPVRLLSSVSQDIKLNSKLVSIMNFRAEGEYNGAQNRYLALNDTETATSSYLLFNVAAGATINYSKKYPLQVQVQVSNLLNETYQSNLSRLKYFEYYEHSPNGYRGIQGMGRSIGLKIICSF, encoded by the coding sequence ATGTTAAAATTAATATTTAAACGATTGATGCTCATTTTGTTTCTGCTATTTTCTGTCCGGGGGATGGCACAGGACATAGAAATTTCCGGTGTGATTAAAGATGTCAATAGCAATGAAGCTATCGGGGGAAGTACTATAAAACTTAAAAACTCTAAAAGATCTGCTATTGCTGATCAACAGGGGAAATTCAAATTAGCTGTTCCTCAGCAAATGAATAGTGGAAAACTTTTAATCTCTTACCTGGGGTACAGACCTGACTCAATATCAATTGATACCAGCAAAAAGTATTATGAAATATTATTGGATACGAAGTCGGATGCACTGAATGAGGTTGTTGTAACAGGCGTTTCCAGGGCAACACTTACTAAAGAAAATCCGGTTCCTATTGTATCAGTTTCCAAAAAGAAGATAGAACAATCTTCAGAAAGTAACATTATAGATGTACTGGTGCGAAATGTTCCGGGACTTAATGCAGTGAAAACGGGGCCTAATATTTCAAAACCTTTTATCAGGGGGCTAGGCTATAACAGGGTATTGACATTATATGATGGAATTCGTCAGGAAGGTCAGCAATGGGGAGATGAGCATGGTATTGAGGTCGATGCCTATAACATTGAACGTTCTGAAGTCATCAAAGGGCCTGCGAGTTTAATGTATGGTAGTGATGCACTTGCCGGTGTGGTCAGCCTGATGTCCTCTATGCCGGGAATCGATGATGGCCTTTTGCATGGTAAGGTCTTATCTGAATACCAGAGTAATAATGGTTTGATTGGAAATGGGATAGGATTATTCTATTCTAAAAATCATTGGTCTTTCGCATTACGGGGTTCTTATCGCATCGCTAAAAATTATAGTAACGCGATTGATGGAAGGGTTTATAACACAGGATTCAGAGAAACAAATGCATCTGGTACCGTTCGTTATCAGACAAGTAAAGGTAATTCCACACTTAACCTCACCCTTTATGATAATATTCAGGGTATCCCTGATGGCAGCCGTGATTCATTGACCAGGAAATTTACACATCAAATCTATGAAGGAGAACTAGATGATATTAAGAACCGGCCCATTGTTTCTGATGCGCTGTTAAATTCTTATGAATTGAGCCCTTTGCACCAGCATATTCAACATTACCGTATTTATAACAATAATCATTATAAGGTTGGTGAAGGGGATGTTGATGTGATGTTAGCTTTTCAGCAAAATGTTCGCAGGGAATATAATCACCCGACTATGCCGGATCAGGCGGGAATGTTTGTCAGGTTAAATACCTTAAATTACGGCGTAAAATACAATGCGCCTAAAATATTAAATACTGAATTTACTTTTGGTATAAATGGAATGTACCAGAACAATTTAAATAAGAATGCAACGGACTTTCCGATTCCGGATTATAGCTTGTTTGATGCAGGAGCTTATCTGTTTGCCAAATGGAAATATGAAAAATGGACAATCGGAGGGGGTATCCGGTCTGATCTGCGTTATTTAAAGGCAAATGATTTTTATACTTCAACAAATGCACAGACAGGCTTTGGTCAGCACGTTTCGCCTGCTGAAGATCCAAAGGCAAATTTGCAATTCCCTTCTTTTAATAAATCTTTCGGGGGGATCTCTTTAAGTTTAGGAACTACTTATCAATTAAATGATCAGGTTAGTTTAAAAGCTAATATTGCCAGAGGGTATCGTGCACCAAGTATCACGGAATTTGCTTCCAATGGGTTAGATCCTGGTGCACATATTATTTATTTAGGAAACCGAGATTTCAAACCAGAGTTTTCTTTACAGGAAGACATTGGTGCAGATATCACACTGAAAGACTTATCCATGTCATTTAGTGTTTTCAACAATAATATTCAGAATTATATTTATTTAAGCCAGCTGCTTGATGCAGGAGGGAACCCGATTATCAGCGCGCAGGGAGATAAAACTTATCAATATCAGCAGTCGTCCGCGCAGCTTTACGGATTTGAAACTACATTTAATCTTCATCCGGAAGCATGGAAAGGCTTTTCATTTGATAATTCATTTTCTATGATTTATGGATTTAATAGAAAAGCGATATTTAAAGATAAGAAAACAGGAGGGGAGTATTTACCACTTATTCCGCCTGTTCGGCTATTGAGCAGCGTTAGCCAGGACATCAAACTTAATTCCAAACTGGTTTCAATAATGAATTTCAGAGCAGAAGGTGAGTATAATGGAGCGCAGAATCGCTATTTAGCATTGAATGATACAGAAACTGCTACTTCATCTTATTTACTTTTTAATGTAGCTGCCGGAGCAACAATTAATTATTCAAAAAAATATCCGCTGCAAGTGCAGGTACAGGTCAGCAATTTATTGAATGAGACCTATCAATCTAATTTGAGCAGACTTAAATATTTTGAATATTATGAGCATTCACCGAATGGATACAGAGGTATACAAGGAATGGGAAGAAGTATTGGCTTAAAGATAATTTGTTCGTTTTAA
- a CDS encoding DNA polymerase III subunit gamma/tau — MENFIVSARKYRPATFETVVGQNHITGTLKNAIKNNQLAQAFLFCGPRGVGKTTCARILAKTINCTNLTSEVEACGTCESCVSFQTGHSFNFHELDAASNNSVDDIRSLIEQVRIPPQAGKYKIYIIDEVHMLSANAFNAFLKTLEEPPSYAIFILATTEKHKILPTILSRCQIFDFNRIQVDDISSHLNKIAIREQITVEADGLHIIAQKADGGLRDALSMFDQIVSYTNKNLTYKAVIDNLNILDYDYYFKLTQYLNNADVSLALVLFDEILNNGFDGNNFINGLASHLRNLLVSKDPQTVKLLEVSENIKQKYISQSQQIQVSFILTALNLANQCDLTYKNSKNQRLQVELALIKMCHIPSVLQLAQLPYTASTTATDTDQTKKKTDVKTVPVVNVERPEPLPPPAGINSKPVETPAKAIPSIPQAAPAEASRASVTPNLNSVNKIALKPNPLGNMAGGTLIPSLTALTNAEGGIVSDEPKFVFGEEKEPFTHEELMVLWKEYIQKIKEENKINFYTILTTNDPELTSPEQITVCITNLAQESILQNELVEFLNFLRTRLKNYSVGIVTKRVENKIENRLYTSIEKYHYLLEKNPKLEDMRKRLNLDLLP; from the coding sequence ATGGAAAATTTTATTGTCTCGGCCCGTAAGTATCGTCCAGCAACGTTTGAAACCGTTGTAGGGCAAAATCACATTACCGGAACTTTAAAAAATGCGATTAAAAATAATCAGCTGGCCCAGGCATTCCTTTTCTGCGGACCAAGAGGGGTAGGTAAAACAACTTGTGCAAGGATTCTTGCAAAAACAATTAACTGTACTAATTTAACAAGTGAAGTTGAAGCCTGCGGAACCTGCGAATCATGTGTTTCATTTCAAACTGGTCATTCTTTCAACTTCCATGAACTGGATGCCGCATCTAATAACTCAGTAGACGATATACGTAGTCTGATCGAACAGGTCCGTATCCCGCCACAAGCTGGTAAATACAAAATTTATATTATCGATGAGGTCCATATGCTTTCTGCAAATGCATTTAATGCATTTTTGAAAACATTGGAAGAGCCACCTTCTTATGCAATATTTATACTGGCAACAACAGAAAAGCATAAAATCTTGCCAACTATCCTTTCGCGTTGTCAGATTTTTGACTTCAACAGGATCCAGGTAGATGACATTTCCAGTCATCTGAATAAGATTGCTATCCGTGAACAAATTACTGTAGAAGCAGACGGGCTGCATATTATTGCCCAAAAAGCAGATGGTGGTTTACGGGATGCGCTATCTATGTTTGATCAGATTGTAAGCTATACCAATAAGAACCTGACTTATAAAGCTGTAATCGATAACCTGAATATTCTGGATTATGATTACTATTTCAAGTTAACGCAATATCTCAATAATGCAGATGTAAGTTTAGCACTGGTCTTATTTGATGAAATTCTGAACAATGGTTTTGATGGAAACAATTTCATCAATGGACTTGCAAGCCATTTGCGGAATTTATTGGTCAGCAAAGATCCGCAAACAGTAAAACTACTGGAGGTCAGCGAAAATATAAAACAGAAATATATCTCACAAAGTCAGCAAATACAGGTATCGTTTATTCTTACGGCGCTTAATTTAGCTAACCAGTGTGATCTTACGTATAAAAACAGCAAGAATCAGCGACTACAAGTTGAACTGGCACTCATCAAGATGTGTCATATTCCGTCAGTCCTGCAACTCGCACAACTACCTTATACAGCATCTACAACAGCAACTGACACAGATCAGACTAAAAAAAAAACTGATGTAAAAACTGTACCTGTAGTGAATGTGGAAAGGCCTGAGCCTCTGCCACCTCCCGCAGGAATTAACAGCAAACCTGTAGAAACGCCCGCTAAGGCTATTCCATCAATACCACAGGCCGCACCAGCTGAGGCCAGCCGAGCGTCAGTAACTCCTAATCTGAATTCTGTCAATAAGATTGCGCTAAAGCCGAATCCATTAGGAAATATGGCCGGAGGAACACTGATTCCATCCCTTACCGCATTAACTAATGCAGAAGGCGGCATAGTGAGCGATGAACCAAAATTTGTATTCGGTGAAGAGAAGGAACCATTTACCCATGAGGAATTGATGGTACTCTGGAAAGAGTATATACAAAAGATTAAGGAAGAAAATAAAATCAATTTCTATACAATCCTGACTACAAATGATCCGGAACTGACCAGCCCTGAGCAAATTACAGTATGTATTACTAACCTTGCGCAAGAAAGTATTCTTCAGAATGAGCTGGTAGAATTTCTGAATTTCCTGAGAACCAGGTTAAAGAATTACAGTGTAGGAATCGTTACTAAAAGGGTAGAAAATAAGATTGAAAACCGATTGTACACCAGCATTGAAAAATACCATTACCTTTTAGAAAAGAATCCTAAACTGGAAGACATGCGTAAACGCCTGAACCTGGATCTGTTACCTTAA